AGGAAAATTTTCAATTCCAAAGGTATGTTCTGGTAAAATTATAGTTGAAATATCTCATGTAGCTTGTGATCCACAAACTCTTGAATTAAATATTTCTGCAGACATATATAAAATTATTGATTTAGAACATCACGAAGAAGAACTAAATGAAGTTAATGTAAAAGGAGCCATTGGTTTAAAAACTAAAACAGCCCAAGAAACTCTAATTAAAACACAAACATTAGAAAAATTTAGTGGTGCTTCTTTAGGTGATGCTTTAAAAAACATTACAGGAGTTTCCTCTATTAATACTGGTAATAGTATTGTTAAACCAGTAATTAATGGTTTAAACGGAAGTAGAGTTCTTGTTTCTTTTAACAATGTTAGACTTCAAGATCAAGAATGGGGAATTGAACACGCACCAAATATAGATGTTAATGCTGCTAAAACTATTTCAGTTGTTAAAGGAGCAAATGCATTACAATATGGAGGTGATGCTATTGGAGGTGTTGTTATAATAAACCCTGTTAAAAGTGTTATTGACAAAGATACTTTATATGGTAAAAGTATAATTTCTCAACAAACTAATGGACGTTTATTTTCCGTTACTACAAGTTTGAATAAAAGCTATAAAAGTGGTTGGTTTGTTAATGGTCAAGCATCGTTTAAAAGAGCAGGTGATTTTGAAGCTGCAAACTATAATTTATCTAATACTGGGATTAACTCAAAAGCTTTTACTTTTAACATAGGGAAAAAGCAGTTTGAAAAAGGTTTTGAACTTTTTTACAGTTACCTAAGTAATGAAATAGGTATTTTAAGAGCATCTCATTTTGGTAATGTTGCCGATTTAGTTGATGCTATTGAAAGTCCAATTCCTCTTTTTATAAATGACTTTAGTTATGATATTGATAACCCAAAGCAAGATGTTACACATCATTTATTAAAAGCTGCTTATTACAAAAGGTTTAAAGGACTGGGTAAACTTTCATTACAATACGATTTCCAGTTTAATAACAGACTAGAGTTTGACAGAAGAATTGGTGATAATAAAAATTTACAAGCTGTTGATTTAGACTTAACAACTCATAATTTTAAATCTGATTTTCAGTTAGACTCAAACCCTAATCATCTTTATAAATTTGGATTAAGTGCATTATATCAAGATAATTTCCCTGATCCAATTACAAAAGTTAGACGATTAATACCAGATTATAAGAGGTTTAGCTTTGGAAGCTATGCAATTGCTGACTTTAAATTTGATGATTTAGTATTTTCCGCTGGAATTAGATATGATTTAGAGCACATTGACGCAAAAAAGTTTTATCTGCAAACTAGATGGGACAATTTGAATTATCAAAATGATTTTAGTCATATAATTATAGATCCTAATGCACCAGGTTCTCAACTTTTAACAAATCCAAAGTTTACATACCACAATGTTTCTACATCTCTTGGTTTAACTTATAATCTTGATGCTAAGAATTCATTCATTGTAAACTATGGACTAGCCAACAGAGCTCCTAACCCTTCTGAATTGTTTAGTGACGGTTTACATCACTCTGCAGCAAGAATAGAAATAGGAGATTTACGTATGCAAACAGAGACATCAAATAGATTTTCTGCTTCGTATATGTATAATAGCGATAAGTTGAATATTACTGTTGAAGGGTTTTATAATCATATAAAAGATTTCATTTATATAGAACCTACAGGAGAGGAAACAACCAACAGAGGTGCTTTTCCAGTATGGTCTTATAAACAAGTTAATGCACAATTATTTGGAGTTGATACAAATATATCTTTTCAACCTACAAATAATATTGTGTTAACAAATAAAAGTTCTCTTTTAAAAGGTAAGGATTTATCAGGTAATAGACCGCTGATAGATATTCCTCCTTTTAAAACAGTTACTTCACTAGTTTTCAAGAAAGAAAACTGGAAAAATTTTTATGCTTCTATAGAAAGCGAATTTAATGCAGAACAAAACGAGTTTCCGAATAATAACTTTCAAGCTTATTTACCGCTTGAAGATCGTTTCGTAACCGTAGATGTTAGCACTCCCCCATCAGCATATCATTTATTAAACTTTTCTACAGGATTAGATTTTAAATTATCAAAAACAAAACTTAATTTAAACTTTTCAGTAGATAATATTTTAAATGAGAGCTATAGAAATTATTTAAATAGGTTAAGGTACTTTGCTGATGACCTAGGAAGGAATTTTAAAATTCAATTAAAAATTAATTATTAAAAAACAAAAAATGAAACATATTAAATTATTAGCCGTATTATTTATTTCTGCAATCACTATTACCTCTTGTTCAGATGATGATCCAGTAGTTATTAATGAAGACGAAGTTATTACAACAATGACTATTGAATTAACCCCAAATGGTGGTGGTGATAAAGTAACTTTACAAAGTAAAGATGCTGACGGAGATGGTCCTACAGCTCCTGTTGTTACTGGTGGTACTTTAGCTGCTAACACAACTTACAATGCTGTAATAACGTTGTTAAATGAATTGGAAAGCCCTGCTGAAAATATTACTGAAGAAGTTGCTGAAGAAGCAGATGAGCACCAGTTTTTTTATAGCCAAACAGGTTTAACAAGTACTTTTACTTATGCTGGAGCAAATGACTCAAATGGAAATCCTGTAGGTATTAACTTTACCATTGCTACAGGAAGTGCTGGAACTGGTACTTATATCGTTACTTTAAGACATGAACCAAATAAAGGAGCTTCTGGAGTAAAAGAAGGAGATATTACAAATGCTGGTGGAGAAACAGATATTCAGGTGAGCTTCCCTATTACTGTTGAGTAATAAAATTGAAACTAAAATATAAGAAACTCCCCTGTTTGGGGAGTTTCCTTTTTATATAAACAAACTTTAACTTAATAAAGTTTTTAATGCTTTTCCTTTTTTAGCAATTCCGGAAACTTACGTTTAAACCGGTTTAATCGAGGAATTGATACTTTTTGCACATACGGATTCTCTGGGTGCAAACGCTCATAGTTTTGATGATACTCTTCCGCAGGATAAAACTTCTCCATCTTTTTAACCTCTGTAACTATTTTCCCATGATACATATCTTCGTTTAACTTTTTAATAGTATTTTCTATTATCTGTTTTTCTTCTTGTGTTTTATAGAACGCTATTGAACGATACTGCGAACCATAGTCGGGATGTTGTCCGTTTTTAGTGGTTGGATCGTGTGAACCAAAAAACACCGTTACTAATGTTTGGAAACTAACTTTTTTCGGATTATAATACACTGCTACCGATTCAGCATGTCCTGTTCTACCAGTTCCAATCGTTTTATAGGTCGGGTTTTTAGTATGTCCTCCTGCATATCCTGATACAGCTTCCTCTACTCCATTCACACTTTCAAAAATTGCTTCAACACACCAAAAACAACCACTTGCAAAGTAAGCTACTTTTGTTTCTGAGCTTGTTTCTACTGATACCTCTTTTAGTTTTTCTTCTTTTTTTTGTGAGAAACTTAATAACGTTACCGCTAAAACAACAGCTGTAAATACTGTTACTCCCTTGAATATCTTCATATAATTCCTATTATTTATATGTTAGTTGGTCGTACAAAGAATACAATTTTTACAATTGTTTACAACTTTAATATTTCCTTAAGAATTTTGTTTGCGTGTTGCCACTGTGTTTTCTATTTTTGTTCAAGTAAACAGTAGATTTTAATGGAACATTTTATAGTATCGGCACGTAAATATCGTCCTCAAAATTTTGAAGATGTGGTAGGGCAACAAGCCATTACCAATACGTTAGAAAATGCTATACAAAACAACCATTTAGCTCAGGCTTTATTGTTTACAGGACCTCGTGGAGTTGGTAAAACATCGTGTGCTCGTATCTTGGCTAAGCGTATTAACCAAGAAGATGCAACTACAGATGATGAAGATTTTGCT
The nucleotide sequence above comes from Tenacibaculum singaporense. Encoded proteins:
- a CDS encoding TonB-dependent receptor, encoding MKSKRIILILLLLLSYSNVKGQNCKHTFSGLVEDFHDKSPIVGATVFIKNQNKYVVTDFQGKFSIPKVCSGKIIVEISHVACDPQTLELNISADIYKIIDLEHHEEELNEVNVKGAIGLKTKTAQETLIKTQTLEKFSGASLGDALKNITGVSSINTGNSIVKPVINGLNGSRVLVSFNNVRLQDQEWGIEHAPNIDVNAAKTISVVKGANALQYGGDAIGGVVIINPVKSVIDKDTLYGKSIISQQTNGRLFSVTTSLNKSYKSGWFVNGQASFKRAGDFEAANYNLSNTGINSKAFTFNIGKKQFEKGFELFYSYLSNEIGILRASHFGNVADLVDAIESPIPLFINDFSYDIDNPKQDVTHHLLKAAYYKRFKGLGKLSLQYDFQFNNRLEFDRRIGDNKNLQAVDLDLTTHNFKSDFQLDSNPNHLYKFGLSALYQDNFPDPITKVRRLIPDYKRFSFGSYAIADFKFDDLVFSAGIRYDLEHIDAKKFYLQTRWDNLNYQNDFSHIIIDPNAPGSQLLTNPKFTYHNVSTSLGLTYNLDAKNSFIVNYGLANRAPNPSELFSDGLHHSAARIEIGDLRMQTETSNRFSASYMYNSDKLNITVEGFYNHIKDFIYIEPTGEETTNRGAFPVWSYKQVNAQLFGVDTNISFQPTNNIVLTNKSSLLKGKDLSGNRPLIDIPPFKTVTSLVFKKENWKNFYASIESEFNAEQNEFPNNNFQAYLPLEDRFVTVDVSTPPSAYHLLNFSTGLDFKLSKTKLNLNFSVDNILNESYRNYLNRLRYFADDLGRNFKIQLKINY
- a CDS encoding type 1 periplasmic binding fold superfamily protein, whose amino-acid sequence is MKHIKLLAVLFISAITITSCSDDDPVVINEDEVITTMTIELTPNGGGDKVTLQSKDADGDGPTAPVVTGGTLAANTTYNAVITLLNELESPAENITEEVAEEADEHQFFYSQTGLTSTFTYAGANDSNGNPVGINFTIATGSAGTGTYIVTLRHEPNKGASGVKEGDITNAGGETDIQVSFPITVE
- the msrA gene encoding peptide-methionine (S)-S-oxide reductase MsrA, which codes for MKIFKGVTVFTAVVLAVTLLSFSQKKEEKLKEVSVETSSETKVAYFASGCFWCVEAIFESVNGVEEAVSGYAGGHTKNPTYKTIGTGRTGHAESVAVYYNPKKVSFQTLVTVFFGSHDPTTKNGQHPDYGSQYRSIAFYKTQEEKQIIENTIKKLNEDMYHGKIVTEVKKMEKFYPAEEYHQNYERLHPENPYVQKVSIPRLNRFKRKFPELLKKEKH